From Pseudorca crassidens isolate mPseCra1 chromosome 7, mPseCra1.hap1, whole genome shotgun sequence, a single genomic window includes:
- the LOC137227974 gene encoding uncharacterized protein — MSGLRRYEVALEAEEEIYWGCFYFFPWLRMWRRERSSAHPREQKLEPLRGLMSCLSSGLGTAPQRSGRSLPRRTPAATAQPAGALKI, encoded by the exons ATGTCGGGATTGAGGAGATACGAGGTGGCGCTGGAGGCTGAGGAGGA GATCTACTGGGGCTGTTTCTACTTTTTCCCCTGGCTGCGCATGTGGCGAAGGGAGCGGAG CTCAGCGCACCCTCGGGAGCAGAAGCTGGAGCCTCTGCGGGGCCTAATGAGCTGTCTGTCAAGTGGACTGGGCACTGCTCCCCAGCGCTCCGGTCGCAGCCTCCCCCGCCGCACCCCCGCTGCCACTGCCCAGCCAGCTGGTGCATTAAAGATTTAA
- the CCL19 gene encoding C-C motif chemokine 19 isoform X2, with protein MASHAAALLALSLLILWTSPALGDANDAEDCCLSVARRPIPGFLVRAYRYLLINDGCSVSAVVFTTLRGHQLCAPPDQPWVDRIIRRLRKNSAKGKRYSR; from the exons ATGGCATCCCATGCAGCTGCACTACTAGCCCTCAGCCTGCTGATTCTCTGGACCTCCCCTG CTCTGGGAGATGCCAACGACGCTGAAGACTGCTGCCTGTCTGTGGCCCGGCGCCCCATCCCTGGATTCCTGGTGCGAGCCTATCGCTACCTGCTCATCAACGATGGCTGCAGTGTGTCTGCCGTTGT GTTCACCACACTGAGAGGTCACCAGCTCTGTGCACCCCCAGACCAGCCCTGGGTGGACCGCATCATCCGGAGACTGCGGAAGAACTCAGCCAAG ggAAAGCGCTACAGCAGGTAG
- the CCL19 gene encoding C-C motif chemokine 19 isoform X1, which yields MASHAAALLALSLLILWTSPALGDANDAEDCCLSVARRPIPGFLVRAYRYLLINDGCSVSAVVFTTLRGHQLCAPPDQPWVDRIIRRLRKNSAKASLALPSPASSLQAPVQDPSP from the exons ATGGCATCCCATGCAGCTGCACTACTAGCCCTCAGCCTGCTGATTCTCTGGACCTCCCCTG CTCTGGGAGATGCCAACGACGCTGAAGACTGCTGCCTGTCTGTGGCCCGGCGCCCCATCCCTGGATTCCTGGTGCGAGCCTATCGCTACCTGCTCATCAACGATGGCTGCAGTGTGTCTGCCGTTGT GTTCACCACACTGAGAGGTCACCAGCTCTGTGCACCCCCAGACCAGCCCTGGGTGGACCGCATCATCCGGAGACTGCGGAAGAACTCAGCCAAGGCAAGCCtggccctccccagccctgcctcctcccTGCAAGCCCCTGTCCAAGACCCCAGCCCATGA